The sequence below is a genomic window from Rhizobium sp. NXC14.
TGGCGGCAGTCTTTTACGTCTCGCTGCCGTTCGGCGATGTGTCGCCGGGCTCATCCGTCTTCTTCTCCGGCAAGCTGATGATGATCCTGATGCTGTATCTGTGGGAGGATGCCGCGACGGTGCGCCAGCCGATCTACGGCCTGTTTCTCGGCAATCTGCTGACCGTCGGCATCGCCTGGGTGCTGCAACTGCACCAGCCGCTGCAGCTGTCGTCGAACCACACGCCCGACGTCGATTTCCTGAAAGAGATGGGCTGGCTGATGATTTGGGGCACGGCGCTGCTCTATGTCGATTCGCTCGGCATCATCCTGCTCTACGAAAAGCTCGGCGATTTCTTCCGCAGGCGTGTCGTCCTGCGTTTCATGATCTCCGGCTTTGTGCTGCTGACTTTCGACCAGATCGGCTTCTTTGCCGCACTGCACTATTTCCTCGATGTTCCAGTCGCCGTATTCTGGGGTGGCTGGAAGGCGAAGATGCTCTCCGTCGGCCTCTATGGGGCGATGTTTGCCGTCTATGAATATCGGATCCGCCGCCTTGGCGCTGACGCCGCCGCGCGCTCCATCAGCGACGTTTTCAGTGATCTCACCTTTCGCGAGCGCTATAATGACCTTCTGGAGCGCACCGGCCGCGATATGCTTACCGGCGTCTATGACCGCACACGCATGGAACTCGAAGCGCCGGTGATGCTGCGCGAGGCCTTGAGGCAGGGGCTGCTTGCCACCGTCCTCATTATTGACGCCGATCACTTCAAGGATGTCAACGATGGTCATGGCCATCTTCAGGGCGATGAGGTGCTGAGGGCGATAGCCGCCCGGCTCGGCACGACGCTGCGGTCCAGCGACCGCATCTTCCGCTTCGGCGGCGAGGAATTCGTCGCCGTCTGCCCCGGCACAAGCCATGAGGAAGGGTTGCTCCTTGCCGAACGCCTGCGCTGGACGATCGAGACCAGCGTCAAAACACCGGACGATAAGCCGGTCACGGTCAGCATCGGCGTTGCGACCGCTGACGAGGACGGCATCAGCTTTACGACGGTGCTCACCGCCGCCGACGGCAGGCTCTACGCGGCAAAGAAAAGCGGCCGCAATTGCGTCGTCGGCCGCTCCGCCATGGTGCAATCAAGTTAGGCGGCGGGTCGCGTCACCAACCGCAGCGCGCTGCGGTGTTCGGGATGTTGAGAAAATCGAAACAGATTCCTTCAAGCCTATGGTTTTTGCCATCCTCAATGTGGCGCTCGTCCTGTTTCATATTGCTCACCCGCGCAATGCGTAAGAGTTGAGATAAAGTAGCCGTAGCAAGGCTGGCTGCGGAGGGAGCGGGGGCTGGGCAGGTTTTGTCAACCCCTGCTGCAGTCAGGCGGCGCGGAAGATCTTGGCGCCCGACGGCGCGCTCGTCA
It includes:
- a CDS encoding GGDEF domain-containing protein produces the protein MEVLNLALFVVEAIAYFVLMVTLLHFRHRLGLGVFLTALGVMHFMETYLAAVFYVSLPFGDVSPGSSVFFSGKLMMILMLYLWEDAATVRQPIYGLFLGNLLTVGIAWVLQLHQPLQLSSNHTPDVDFLKEMGWLMIWGTALLYVDSLGIILLYEKLGDFFRRRVVLRFMISGFVLLTFDQIGFFAALHYFLDVPVAVFWGGWKAKMLSVGLYGAMFAVYEYRIRRLGADAAARSISDVFSDLTFRERYNDLLERTGRDMLTGVYDRTRMELEAPVMLREALRQGLLATVLIIDADHFKDVNDGHGHLQGDEVLRAIAARLGTTLRSSDRIFRFGGEEFVAVCPGTSHEEGLLLAERLRWTIETSVKTPDDKPVTVSIGVATADEDGISFTTVLTAADGRLYAAKKSGRNCVVGRSAMVQSS